Proteins encoded in a region of the Veillonella parvula genome:
- a CDS encoding phosphatase PAP2 family protein, with protein sequence MDTILQFDHSLIFYVHEHFVYSFLTPIMAFISKITSNGALWIIIALLLMLQKKYRVLGVAIIIALGFVFIIGDQGLKPNVARLRPFVDFPNVTVPLESALPKATSYSFPSGHSFGSFASSMTIYLGLTQIAPQKRYLGILALLGSIVVAFSRVYLFAHYPTDVLTGLVLGIIVGFIAWKLARIGWNWWTNRHNDVEYEPYTFKRK encoded by the coding sequence ATGGACACAATTTTACAATTTGATCACTCTTTAATCTTCTATGTACATGAACATTTTGTATATAGTTTTTTAACACCAATTATGGCATTTATTTCAAAAATCACAAGTAATGGCGCATTATGGATTATAATAGCCTTATTATTAATGCTACAAAAAAAATATCGCGTTTTAGGCGTGGCAATTATTATTGCTTTAGGATTTGTATTTATAATTGGCGACCAAGGTTTAAAACCAAATGTAGCGAGATTAAGACCATTTGTTGATTTTCCAAATGTAACGGTGCCGTTAGAATCTGCACTACCAAAAGCTACAAGCTATTCATTCCCATCAGGTCATAGTTTTGGTTCATTTGCATCATCTATGACCATTTACCTAGGCTTAACTCAAATAGCGCCTCAGAAGCGATATTTAGGGATTTTAGCATTGTTAGGTTCAATAGTAGTAGCGTTCTCTAGAGTTTACTTATTTGCGCATTATCCAACAGATGTATTAACAGGTTTAGTATTAGGGATCATCGTAGGATTTATTGCCTGGAAGTTAGCAAGAATTGGTTGGAACTGGTGGACTAACCGTCATAATGATGTAGAATACGAACCATACACATTTAAACGTAAATAA
- a CDS encoding VanW family protein, protein MTKKYILVGTVLVLLGTTGCSYIPTENISYGVYYNDTDLSNTPKNKLQARLQELNDKIPQTISIDMGNNKKQQATYHDLGIQFDTEGLVKAISTYGYEDDMWTVLSHRFNGLFYGHHFKPQYKLDEVKGKTYLTELAKTIDTPGHDAYLTVENGQVVIHPAKEGKRIDIDATLKKLKDDLQSGDSINSLSMVFTTQNTVKVTDTDLKPLNTVLASFTTEYNPGNESRTHNIQLASDKINGTLIKPGAQFSFNDVVGERTAEAGYDDAPVMIDGKLVPGIGGGICQVSSTIFNTALLSGMNIVERTPHFEPVGYIQAGRDATVAWGYLDFKFRNPYQHSIYILSVMNNGTLTIYIIGTAQDKPKNVSISVGDYSEIPNKTITKVDPSLKEKEVQEGHVGLKMNTYRTITYGNWVTQTDSFESVYDPVDTIITMPTTSEAAVKKGDKKKT, encoded by the coding sequence ATGACGAAGAAATATATATTAGTAGGAACAGTCCTTGTTCTTTTAGGTACAACTGGCTGCTCATACATTCCAACAGAAAACATTTCTTATGGTGTATATTATAATGATACAGATCTATCAAATACACCAAAGAACAAATTACAAGCGCGTTTGCAAGAGTTGAACGATAAGATACCTCAGACTATATCTATCGATATGGGAAATAATAAAAAACAACAAGCTACATATCATGATTTAGGCATTCAATTCGATACAGAGGGTTTGGTAAAAGCTATTTCCACATACGGCTATGAGGATGATATGTGGACAGTACTGTCACATAGATTTAATGGATTATTTTATGGTCATCATTTTAAACCACAATATAAGTTAGACGAAGTAAAGGGGAAAACATATCTCACTGAGTTAGCAAAAACAATAGATACACCTGGTCATGATGCATATCTTACTGTTGAAAATGGACAAGTAGTAATACATCCCGCCAAAGAAGGTAAACGTATTGATATCGATGCCACCCTCAAAAAGCTGAAAGATGATTTACAATCTGGCGATAGTATAAATTCACTTTCTATGGTATTTACTACGCAGAATACAGTAAAAGTTACCGATACTGATCTAAAACCTTTAAATACTGTATTAGCATCTTTCACAACGGAGTATAATCCAGGTAATGAAAGCAGAACACATAATATCCAATTAGCTTCTGATAAGATAAATGGTACACTCATTAAGCCAGGCGCACAATTCTCCTTTAACGATGTTGTAGGCGAACGTACTGCAGAAGCTGGCTATGATGATGCACCTGTTATGATTGATGGCAAATTAGTTCCTGGCATTGGTGGCGGTATTTGCCAAGTAAGTTCTACTATTTTTAATACAGCTTTATTATCCGGAATGAATATTGTTGAACGAACTCCTCACTTTGAACCAGTTGGATATATTCAAGCTGGCAGAGATGCTACTGTAGCTTGGGGCTATTTAGATTTTAAGTTTAGAAATCCATATCAGCATTCTATTTATATCTTAAGCGTTATGAATAATGGAACCTTAACTATTTATATTATTGGTACAGCTCAAGATAAACCAAAAAATGTATCTATCTCTGTAGGCGATTACAGTGAGATTCCTAATAAAACAATAACTAAGGTAGATCCATCTTTAAAAGAAAAAGAGGTACAAGAAGGACATGTAGGCTTGAAAATGAATACATATAGAACCATTACATATGGCAACTGGGTTACTCAAACCGATTCCTTTGAGTCTGTATATGACCCAGTAGATACAATTATTACAATGCCTACTACATCTGAAGCAGCAGTAAAAAAAGGTGACAAAAAGAAAACATAA
- a CDS encoding site-specific integrase: MSKSKKQQKHFYLRNNDALMNSTKLSMKAKQSILLSKAENTVDAYESDWDDFVDWCTYQKVSYFPATPETIVNYINDLADYAKANTISRRISAISENFNASGQRNNPCMAPIVKQALRGIRRLKGTFQQGKTPVLLEDIEDIIDCMAKLDVPELQLLRDKAILLIGFMGAFRRSEIAAITVENLQFSPQGVEIFVASSKADQEGQGAVVAIPHLSGSPLDAVRALQQWLRASGITEGPVFRGFTKNMSLRKTAISDKMISEIVKKYISLIGLDPTMYGAHSLRHGFATTAAAYGVEERNIMRQTRHHSVNMVRRYINEANKFVDNPISTIFEKRFR, translated from the coding sequence ATGTCAAAGTCTAAGAAACAACAAAAACATTTCTATTTGCGCAATAACGATGCGCTTATGAATAGTACAAAGTTGTCTATGAAAGCAAAACAAAGCATATTGTTATCTAAGGCCGAGAATACTGTTGATGCTTACGAATCGGATTGGGACGATTTTGTAGATTGGTGTACCTATCAAAAGGTATCTTATTTTCCAGCTACACCAGAAACCATAGTAAATTATATTAACGATCTAGCAGATTATGCAAAGGCAAATACAATTTCACGTCGTATAAGTGCTATATCTGAAAATTTTAATGCTTCTGGTCAAAGAAATAATCCATGTATGGCACCTATTGTAAAACAGGCCTTACGTGGCATTAGACGGTTAAAAGGAACGTTTCAACAAGGGAAAACACCAGTTTTATTAGAAGATATTGAAGATATTATAGACTGTATGGCTAAGCTAGATGTTCCGGAACTTCAATTATTGCGTGATAAAGCTATTCTTTTGATTGGCTTTATGGGTGCCTTCCGTCGCAGTGAGATTGCGGCTATTACAGTAGAAAATCTTCAATTTTCACCACAAGGTGTTGAAATCTTTGTAGCATCCTCTAAGGCCGACCAAGAGGGTCAAGGTGCAGTAGTAGCAATTCCTCATTTATCTGGTTCTCCGTTAGATGCAGTACGAGCCTTACAACAATGGTTACGTGCTTCTGGTATTACTGAGGGACCTGTATTTAGAGGGTTTACAAAAAATATGTCTTTACGTAAAACAGCTATATCCGATAAGATGATTTCAGAAATCGTAAAAAAATATATTTCTCTTATTGGTCTAGATCCGACCATGTATGGCGCCCATAGTTTACGTCATGGCTTTGCAACGACTGCAGCAGCTTATGGCGTTGAAGAACGTAATATTATGAGGCAAACACGTCATCATAGTGTAAATATGGTTCGTCGTTACATTAATGAGGCAAACAAATTTGTAGATAATCCTATTTCAACGATCTTTGAAAAACGATTTAGATAA
- a CDS encoding LysM peptidoglycan-binding domain-containing protein, whose protein sequence is MKNILMMVGMCLTVLFGYNMSNPTTEVNTHNVREVKVQVGDTMWDIAARTAHKDMDVREMVYTMKELNNISDSGALVPGTVLKVPTKKSDSPVRALDYVAQN, encoded by the coding sequence ATGAAAAATATATTGATGATGGTAGGAATGTGCTTAACAGTATTATTTGGTTATAATATGTCAAATCCTACAACAGAGGTAAATACACATAATGTACGTGAAGTAAAGGTTCAAGTAGGCGATACGATGTGGGATATTGCAGCACGTACAGCTCATAAAGATATGGATGTTCGTGAAATGGTATATACCATGAAGGAACTTAACAATATTAGTGATTCTGGTGCTCTTGTACCTGGTACGGTTTTAAAAGTACCAACAAAGAAATCTGATAGTCCAGTTAGAGCTTTGGACTATGTGGCTCAAAACTAA
- the lexA gene encoding transcriptional repressor LexA, with translation MRRPATDINTKQRRILEFIKDSLHNEYRCPTVREICTHVGLSSTSTVQSHLNTLEKFGYIKRDPNKNRAITVLEDTKPSISVAGNETSSSDNFEFLGAGLKQVPLIGTVQAGMPITAVENLESTLTLPVQLTGDSDCFLLRVQGESMMNIGMYEGDMLIVRHQNTANNGDVVVARIDDEATVKRFYKENGHIRLQPENDDFDPIIVDNCHIEGLVIGLVRDRI, from the coding sequence GTGAGACGCCCTGCTACAGATATCAATACAAAACAGCGCCGTATATTAGAATTTATAAAAGATTCATTACATAATGAATATCGTTGTCCTACAGTTCGTGAAATCTGTACACATGTAGGGCTAAGTTCTACTTCCACCGTTCAATCTCACTTAAATACTTTAGAAAAATTTGGTTATATTAAACGTGATCCAAATAAAAATCGTGCTATTACTGTGTTAGAAGATACTAAACCGTCTATTTCAGTAGCCGGTAATGAAACGTCTAGCTCTGATAACTTTGAATTTTTAGGTGCTGGACTTAAACAAGTACCTCTTATCGGCACTGTACAAGCAGGTATGCCTATTACTGCAGTAGAAAACCTAGAGTCCACGCTTACATTGCCAGTTCAATTGACTGGTGATTCTGACTGTTTCTTATTACGTGTTCAAGGCGAATCTATGATGAATATCGGTATGTATGAAGGTGATATGCTTATCGTGCGGCATCAAAATACTGCTAATAACGGCGATGTTGTTGTTGCTCGCATTGATGATGAAGCTACAGTAAAACGTTTTTATAAAGAAAATGGTCATATTCGTTTACAACCTGAAAATGATGATTTTGATCCAATCATTGTAGATAATTGTCATATTGAGGGCCTTGTAATCGGTCTTGTACGAGATAGAATATAA
- a CDS encoding bile acid:sodium symporter family protein, with the protein MNHLLTLNNVLSKYLIFTILGFSCIAYIVPEYFTWAIAYTPFLLGIAMFGMGLTIKFESLCSILRHPKDICIGVLAQYTIMPLLAWGICHIFTLSPDIVIGVILVGCCPGGTASNVITYIANGDVPLSVGMTITSTLIAPIVTPLLILYIGGAWVDVQVLPMMITMVKVIIVPILLGAVIQYVCKSHINTLTSISPIFSMIAIILLIAAIIAINKDKLLISGLETLIVVGIHNILGLLLGLGVGALLKLRYDKTTALAIEVGMQNSGLAVTLAATNFALNPLATLVGAIFSVWHNISGAIFATLRRENSLH; encoded by the coding sequence ATGAATCATTTACTTACACTCAACAACGTTCTTTCCAAATACTTAATTTTTACAATCCTAGGCTTTTCATGTATTGCTTATATAGTACCAGAATACTTTACTTGGGCAATCGCTTATACACCTTTTTTACTTGGTATAGCCATGTTTGGAATGGGGCTTACTATTAAGTTTGAAAGCTTATGTAGTATCCTTAGGCATCCAAAAGATATTTGTATTGGTGTACTTGCACAATATACGATAATGCCTCTATTAGCCTGGGGAATTTGCCATATATTCACATTATCACCAGATATTGTTATTGGTGTAATATTAGTAGGTTGTTGTCCTGGCGGGACAGCCAGTAATGTTATAACCTATATTGCCAATGGTGATGTCCCTTTATCTGTAGGAATGACAATTACTTCAACATTAATAGCTCCCATAGTTACACCATTATTAATCTTATATATCGGTGGCGCATGGGTAGATGTTCAAGTACTACCTATGATGATTACTATGGTAAAAGTTATTATTGTGCCAATCTTATTGGGCGCAGTAATCCAATATGTATGTAAATCACATATCAATACTTTAACCAGCATTAGTCCGATCTTCTCTATGATTGCTATTATACTGTTAATAGCAGCCATTATTGCTATCAACAAAGATAAACTATTGATTTCTGGGCTTGAAACACTTATTGTTGTTGGTATACATAATATACTAGGTCTACTACTAGGATTAGGTGTAGGAGCACTGCTTAAATTAAGATATGATAAAACTACAGCGCTAGCAATAGAGGTAGGAATGCAAAATAGTGGTTTAGCCGTAACATTAGCAGCAACAAATTTTGCATTAAATCCATTAGCAACGCTAGTAGGGGCTATTTTTAGTGTATGGCATAATATATCAGGTGCTATTTTTGCTACTCTACGGAGAGAAAATAGTTTACATTAA
- the panC gene encoding pantoate--beta-alanine ligase, with the protein MEFITTIENVRNTVNSWRKEGYTIGFVPTMGFLHEGHAALIDQARKNNDKVIVSIFVNPIQFGENEDLSTYPRDINSDKKLCESHGVDLIFAPNPEEMYQDKKAFVNIADLSDTLCGIRRPIHFKGVCTVVAKFFNIIQPTNAYFGEKDAQQLAIIRKMVFDLNFPVNIIGVPIVREEDGLAKSSRNTYLSSEERKAATILYKAIQLGKQTTQYGCSTKCIIDTMTDTIQTEPLAKIDYISVVDAKTMQPVQEVTAPVLVAMAIYIGPTRLIDNFSYDPN; encoded by the coding sequence ATGGAATTTATAACAACTATCGAAAATGTACGGAATACAGTAAATAGCTGGAGAAAAGAAGGTTACACAATTGGTTTTGTACCAACCATGGGATTCTTACATGAAGGACATGCTGCATTAATAGATCAAGCTAGAAAAAATAACGATAAGGTCATTGTCTCTATATTTGTAAATCCTATTCAATTTGGAGAAAATGAAGACTTGAGTACTTACCCTCGTGATATTAATAGCGATAAAAAGTTATGTGAATCACATGGTGTCGATCTTATTTTTGCTCCAAATCCGGAGGAAATGTACCAAGATAAAAAGGCATTTGTAAACATTGCGGATTTATCTGATACATTGTGTGGTATTCGCAGACCAATTCACTTTAAAGGCGTTTGCACTGTGGTGGCAAAATTCTTTAATATTATTCAACCAACAAATGCGTATTTTGGTGAAAAAGATGCACAGCAATTAGCCATTATACGTAAAATGGTCTTTGATTTAAATTTTCCTGTCAATATTATTGGTGTTCCCATTGTTCGTGAAGAAGATGGTTTAGCAAAATCTTCTCGTAATACATATTTGTCTAGTGAAGAACGGAAAGCCGCTACCATATTGTATAAAGCTATTCAATTGGGAAAACAAACTACACAATATGGTTGCTCTACTAAATGTATCATTGATACTATGACAGACACTATACAAACCGAACCGCTTGCTAAAATAGATTATATTTCAGTTGTTGATGCTAAGACTATGCAACCTGTACAAGAGGTTACTGCCCCAGTATTAGTGGCTATGGCTATATATATTGGTCCTACACGACTTATTGATAACTTCTCATACGATCCAAATTAA
- the panD gene encoding aspartate 1-decarboxylase, producing MILTMLKGKIHRATVTQAELDYVGSITIDTDLLNASGIREYEQVQIVNINNGARFSTYTIAGEAGSGVICLNGAAARHVQVHDKIIIMCYAQLDESEVESHNPLVVFVDNNNKISHIKNYEKHGLLVDQK from the coding sequence ATGATACTAACAATGTTAAAAGGTAAAATTCACAGAGCTACTGTGACACAAGCAGAGCTTGATTATGTAGGGAGCATTACAATTGATACAGATTTATTGAATGCATCCGGAATACGAGAATATGAACAAGTTCAAATTGTAAATATTAATAATGGAGCACGTTTTAGTACATATACTATTGCCGGAGAAGCAGGTAGTGGTGTTATATGTTTAAATGGTGCTGCTGCACGACATGTGCAAGTACATGATAAGATAATTATCATGTGTTATGCACAGCTTGATGAAAGCGAAGTTGAGAGCCATAATCCTCTCGTTGTATTTGTAGATAATAATAACAAGATAAGTCATATAAAAAACTATGAGAAACATGGTTTATTAGTTGATCAAAAATAA
- the dapA gene encoding 4-hydroxy-tetrahydrodipicolinate synthase → MKTFGRVLTAMVTSFNNDGAVNIENCVAIANHLLDNGSDGLVVCGTTGENPTMSRDEKLALFNAIAKECGHKGSIIANVGSNDTMASAEFVKEVSNIDGIDGLLVVVPYYNKPNQQGQYLHFKTIAEATTLPIMVYNVPSRVGTGIFPTTLVQLHNEYPHICAIKEASGNLMIASEIKRLMPGDDFMVYSGDDGLTLPMLSIGGCGVVSVVSHVAGKDMNAMIQAYESGHNYEAIRIYQALSEIIKAMFITTNPIPVKYAARKIGLPVGKFNLPMCEPTADEAAYIDKALAEYLK, encoded by the coding sequence ATGAAAACCTTTGGTCGAGTGTTAACAGCTATGGTGACATCCTTTAATAATGATGGAGCCGTAAATATTGAAAATTGTGTTGCTATCGCCAATCATCTGTTAGATAATGGCTCTGATGGTCTTGTGGTTTGTGGTACAACGGGTGAAAACCCAACTATGTCTAGAGACGAAAAATTAGCTCTATTTAATGCGATTGCAAAAGAATGTGGACATAAAGGTTCGATTATTGCCAATGTAGGTAGTAACGATACAATGGCTTCTGCAGAATTTGTAAAGGAAGTTTCTAACATCGATGGTATCGATGGTTTGCTAGTTGTAGTACCTTATTACAATAAACCGAACCAACAAGGTCAATATTTGCATTTTAAAACTATTGCAGAAGCTACTACATTACCAATCATGGTGTATAATGTACCAAGTCGTGTGGGGACAGGTATTTTCCCAACTACCTTAGTTCAACTACATAACGAATATCCACATATTTGTGCTATCAAAGAGGCAAGTGGTAATTTAATGATTGCTTCTGAAATTAAGCGTTTAATGCCTGGAGATGATTTCATGGTATATAGTGGGGACGATGGTCTTACATTACCGATGTTATCTATTGGAGGATGTGGAGTCGTATCTGTAGTATCTCATGTAGCAGGCAAAGATATGAATGCTATGATTCAAGCTTATGAATCTGGCCATAACTACGAAGCGATTCGTATTTATCAAGCTTTATCAGAAATTATAAAAGCGATGTTCATCACCACAAATCCGATTCCTGTTAAATATGCAGCCCGTAAAATTGGCTTACCTGTGGGAAAATTTAATTTACCAATGTGTGAACCAACGGCTGATGAAGCAGCATATATTGATAAAGCATTAGCAGAATATCTAAAATAA
- a CDS encoding aspartate-semialdehyde dehydrogenase, protein MKKPNIAILGATGAVGAEFITLIEERNFPYENLKLLASARSAGTELTVNGKTYIVEEAKPESFDNIDIALFAGGSISKTLAPEAAKRGAIVIDNSSAFRMDPEVPLVVPEVNPEDILKHKGIIANPNCSTIIMSLGLKPLHDISPIKRVVVSTYQAVSGAGKEGIEELENQVKQYTAGEEMTANLLPTGSAPKHYPVAFNLLPQIDVFLENDYTKEEMKMVHETQKILHDETIQVVPTTVRVPVYRSHSESVLVETAEPVSVEAFKAACEKFSGLQVKDNPAEQIYPMPLYTSNQNDCEIGRIRKDLYNDKGMNFWIVGDQIRKGAALNALQIAEYLVEKQAF, encoded by the coding sequence ATGAAAAAACCTAATATTGCAATTCTAGGTGCTACTGGTGCAGTAGGTGCTGAATTTATTACACTTATTGAAGAACGTAACTTTCCTTATGAGAACTTAAAACTATTAGCTTCCGCTCGTTCTGCAGGTACAGAACTTACTGTGAATGGTAAAACATATATTGTAGAAGAAGCAAAACCTGAATCTTTTGATAATATTGATATTGCGCTATTCGCAGGTGGCTCTATATCTAAAACATTAGCGCCAGAAGCCGCTAAACGCGGTGCTATTGTAATCGATAACTCTAGTGCATTCCGTATGGATCCTGAAGTTCCACTCGTAGTACCAGAAGTTAACCCAGAAGATATCTTGAAACATAAAGGTATCATTGCAAATCCTAACTGCTCTACAATTATCATGAGTTTAGGATTAAAACCTCTTCATGATATCTCTCCAATTAAACGTGTAGTTGTAAGTACATATCAAGCTGTATCTGGGGCAGGTAAAGAAGGTATTGAAGAACTTGAAAATCAAGTAAAACAATATACTGCAGGCGAAGAAATGACAGCAAATCTGTTACCAACAGGATCTGCTCCTAAACACTATCCTGTAGCATTCAACTTATTGCCACAAATCGATGTATTCTTAGAGAACGATTACACTAAAGAAGAAATGAAGATGGTTCACGAAACACAAAAAATCCTTCATGACGAAACTATTCAAGTAGTTCCTACTACAGTGCGTGTTCCTGTATATCGTTCCCACTCTGAGTCTGTCTTGGTAGAAACAGCGGAGCCTGTATCTGTAGAAGCTTTCAAGGCAGCATGTGAAAAATTCTCTGGTTTACAAGTTAAAGATAATCCTGCTGAACAAATTTACCCTATGCCATTGTATACATCTAATCAAAACGACTGTGAAATTGGTCGTATTCGTAAAGACTTATATAATGACAAAGGTATGAACTTCTGGATTGTAGGGGATCAAATTCGTAAAGGTGCAGCTCTTAACGCGTTGCAAATTGCTGAGTACTTGGTGGAAAAACAAGCATTTTAA
- the dapB gene encoding 4-hydroxy-tetrahydrodipicolinate reductase: MIRVMVNGAGGKMGREVVKAVHNDPDLTLVGGIDPTKAGEDVGSVAGIEQLGIKMSASIDEVLDTNKPDVIVDFTNPAVIYENAKKMLSAGIHVVIGTTGLTAEQRDELDTIGRSNQANCLVAPNFSLGAVMMMKVSAELAPYFPNVEIIELHHNHKYDAPSGTAILTAKLINDAKQAAKVTADEDLTRESLPGARGAKVDNVTIHSVRLPGYVAHQEVLFGGYDETLTIRHDSLSRLSFMPGVVLACKKISSKTGLTYGLEHYL, translated from the coding sequence ATGATTCGAGTAATGGTAAATGGCGCTGGCGGCAAAATGGGTCGTGAAGTGGTCAAAGCAGTACATAACGATCCTGATTTAACATTAGTTGGTGGTATTGATCCGACTAAGGCAGGGGAAGATGTAGGCTCTGTAGCAGGAATCGAACAATTAGGTATCAAAATGAGTGCCTCCATCGATGAGGTATTAGATACAAATAAACCTGATGTGATTGTAGATTTCACTAATCCTGCAGTTATTTATGAAAACGCGAAGAAAATGTTATCCGCTGGTATTCATGTAGTCATCGGTACTACAGGATTGACCGCAGAACAACGTGATGAACTTGATACAATAGGTCGTTCCAATCAAGCGAATTGCTTAGTGGCGCCAAACTTTTCTCTTGGGGCGGTAATGATGATGAAAGTGTCTGCAGAGCTCGCTCCATATTTCCCTAATGTAGAAATTATAGAATTACATCATAATCACAAATACGATGCGCCTTCTGGTACAGCTATTTTAACAGCTAAATTGATTAACGATGCTAAACAAGCTGCTAAGGTAACTGCTGATGAGGATTTGACTCGTGAAAGCTTACCAGGTGCTCGTGGTGCTAAGGTTGACAATGTAACAATTCATAGTGTACGCCTTCCAGGTTATGTGGCTCATCAAGAAGTATTATTTGGTGGTTATGATGAAACATTAACCATACGTCATGATAGCTTAAGCCGTTTATCTTTTATGCCAGGCGTAGTACTAGCATGTAAAAAAATTAGTTCTAAAACTGGCTTAACATACGGTTTAGAACATTATTTATAA
- the recN gene encoding DNA repair protein RecN codes for MLTQMSIRNFALIEQMNISFNDGITIFTGETGAGKSILMDAFSILLGERASSEFIRHGKDSFVIDGIFDIANHQSIQDLLESKNIMIEEGQLILSRSFNRNGKSSILANDQPIPLKALKEIGQYLADIHGQYSNQRLLDADTHHEYLDTFNKEGKEAYKAYTDAYKMYKQAKQDVDHLQENMSERARELDMLRYQIDEIEDAGLSVGEDVTIAEELKRLDSFEHIDKVLGSCYDAFYNGRQPLLDTINSIKVEVNDLVKYDSELKDVSEMVDSAYFQLEEAAQSLDRYRDTISYDEERYKYCQDRDTTIYSLKKKYGETVEDILAYEEKAQSRLEELEGLVFAQDELETRLEEAKKVAEEALTVLHEVRQKNAKDIATALHQELVDLGMPKGDIQFHIEEGTELSSLGAKSIEMLFSANKGEQLLPLHKVASGGELARIALAFKSVFRSDAFKTMVFDEIDVGISGDIALKVAEKILNLSRTNQVFCITHLPQTASIAKQHYHLSKIEQDDRTISTLVVLNEEERVTQIASMMSGKEMSATALAAAKELIDHFN; via the coding sequence ATGTTAACGCAAATGAGCATTCGCAACTTTGCGTTGATTGAGCAAATGAATATTTCATTTAATGATGGCATTACTATCTTTACCGGCGAAACTGGGGCAGGGAAATCCATTCTTATGGATGCCTTTAGTATCCTATTAGGAGAACGCGCAAGTAGCGAGTTTATTCGTCACGGTAAAGATAGTTTTGTTATTGATGGAATATTTGATATTGCTAATCACCAAAGTATTCAAGACCTATTAGAGTCTAAAAATATCATGATAGAAGAAGGCCAGTTAATTCTATCTAGATCCTTTAACCGTAATGGCAAATCTAGTATATTGGCTAATGATCAACCAATACCTTTAAAAGCTTTAAAGGAGATTGGTCAATACTTAGCAGATATTCACGGACAATATAGCAACCAACGTTTACTAGACGCTGATACACATCATGAATATTTAGATACTTTTAATAAAGAAGGAAAAGAAGCCTATAAAGCTTATACTGATGCGTATAAAATGTATAAGCAAGCAAAACAAGATGTAGATCATTTACAAGAAAATATGTCTGAGCGAGCCCGGGAGCTTGATATGCTTAGATACCAAATCGACGAAATTGAAGATGCTGGTCTGAGTGTTGGTGAAGATGTAACTATTGCAGAAGAACTTAAGCGTCTTGACAGTTTTGAACATATCGATAAGGTTTTAGGTTCTTGTTATGATGCCTTTTATAATGGACGTCAACCATTACTTGATACGATTAACTCGATTAAGGTAGAGGTTAATGATCTAGTAAAATATGACAGCGAGTTAAAAGATGTCTCAGAAATGGTGGACTCTGCTTATTTCCAATTAGAAGAAGCTGCACAATCTTTAGATCGTTACAGGGATACTATCAGCTACGATGAAGAGCGTTATAAGTATTGCCAAGACAGAGATACCACAATTTATAGCTTAAAGAAAAAATATGGTGAAACCGTAGAAGATATTCTAGCATACGAAGAAAAGGCGCAATCTCGTTTAGAAGAACTAGAAGGCCTTGTATTTGCTCAAGATGAATTAGAAACTCGTCTTGAAGAAGCAAAAAAGGTAGCAGAAGAAGCGTTAACAGTTTTACACGAGGTACGTCAAAAAAATGCAAAAGATATTGCTACGGCCTTACATCAAGAATTAGTGGATCTAGGGATGCCCAAAGGGGATATTCAATTTCATATTGAAGAGGGGACTGAGTTATCCTCATTAGGTGCAAAGTCTATTGAAATGTTATTCTCTGCGAATAAAGGGGAACAGTTATTACCTCTACATAAAGTAGCATCTGGCGGTGAGTTAGCTCGCATTGCATTAGCCTTTAAATCAGTATTCCGCAGTGACGCTTTTAAAACGATGGTATTTGACGAAATTGACGTTGGTATCAGCGGTGATATAGCACTTAAGGTGGCAGAAAAAATACTTAATTTATCTAGAACAAATCAAGTATTTTGTATTACCCATTTGCCACAAACTGCAAGTATTGCGAAACAACACTATCATCTATCTAAAATCGAGCAAGATGATCGTACAATCTCTACATTAGTAGTCTTAAATGAGGAAGAACGAGTAACACAAATCGCGTCTATGATGTCTGGTAAGGAAATGTCTGCTACAGCACTTGCGGCGGCGAAAGAACTTATTGACCATTTTAATTGA